The sequence below is a genomic window from Mycobacterium sp. ITM-2016-00316.
GGCCGTTGCCCATATAGGTGGACACCGACTTCTCCCGCTCGTGCATGGCGCCGATATAGGACGGTTCGACCGCTCCGGCGGCGACCAGCAGGGCGCCCGCCTCATCGATGGCCTGCGCGGCGCTGGTGCCGTTGCCGTTCAGCACGATCGAACCCACCGGCAGCGCGTCACCGCCGGTCGCGGGGGCCTCTTCGACGGCCGGGGCTGCGACGTCGCCGGCTGCGCCGCCGTTGGACCGCCGCAGTTGTTCGACGATCTCGTCGTAGCGCGGGCTGCTCATGAAGTCGTCGACGGACACGTGCACCGCCGACGCGGTCTTCTGGGTGGCCCGGTCGGTCAGATTGCGGTGGCTCACCACCAGGTCATAGGTGTCGGTCAGATTGGAGATCGCCGAGTTGGTGACCTTCACGTCACCGAATCCCGCCTGCTGGATCTTCTTGCGCAGCACCGAGGCGCCCATCGCCGAGGAGCCCATTCCTGCGTCACAGGCGAACACGATGGTCTTGATCGGGCCGTCGCCCGCACGCACCAGGGCCGCGGCGACGCTGGACTTCTTGCCCTTCATCGACTCCATGGACGCGGTGGCCGCGGCCAGATCCGGCTCATCGGTCGCCTTGTCGGTCTTGAGCAGGAAGGCCGCCACCAGGAAGGACACCGCGGCCGCGCCGAAGACCGACAGCGTGACGCCCAGGAAGCTGCCGCTGGCGGTCTGCGCGTAGACCGCGATGATGGAGCCCGGCGCCGCGGGTGCACGCAACCCGGATCCGAACAGCACGTTGACGAACACGCCGGTCATGCCGCCGAGGATGGTCGCGATGATCAGTTTCGGCTTCATCAGCACGTAGGGGAAGTAGATCTCGTGGATGCCCCCGAAGAACTGGATGATCGCCGCGCCGGGCGCCGAGGCGCGGGCGATACCGCGGCCGAAGAACGTGTAGGCCATCAGCAGACCGAGTCCGGGGCCGGGATTGGCTTCGAGCAGGAACAGGACGGACTTGCCCGTCTCCAGCGCCTGCGTGGTGCCCAACGGGGTGAGCACCCCGTGGTTGATGGCGTTGTTGAGGAACAGCACCTTGGCGGGCTCGATGAGGATCGAGGTCAGTGGCAGCAGATTGTTCTCGACCAGGAAATCGACCGCGTTCCCGGCCAGCCGGGTGAAGGAAGACACGATCGGGCCGATGCCGAAGAAGCCGAAGATCGCCAGGAACATCCCGAGGATGCCCGCCGAGAAGTTGTCCACCAACATCTCGAAGCCGGGCCGGATCTTGCCCTCCCACAACGCGTCTGCCTTCTTCATCAGCCAGCCGCCCAGCGGGCCCATGATCATGGCGCCCATGAACATCGGGACATCGGCACCGGTGACCACGCCGATGGTGGCGATCGCGCCGACCACCGCGCCGCGGTTGCCGTGGATCATCCGGCCGCCGGTGTAGCCGATCAGGATGGGCAACAGGTAGGTGATCATCGGGCCGACGATCCCGGCGCCGTCGTAGGCGCCCCAGCCGCCGAGCTTGGCCACCCAACCGTCGGGATCGCGCAACCCCGAGAAGATGGCCTGCAGCCAGCCCTGCTCGATGAACAGGGCGGTGATCAGGCCCCAGGCGATGAATGCGCCGATATTGGGCATCACCATGTTCGACAGCGCAGTGCCCAGCTTCTGCACCCGCACCCGTGCGCCGGTCCGCGGGGCGGCAGACGCTTCGACAGTGGACATCCGTTGACCTCCGGTTTTTGCGCCGGCCGCTTGGGTGATGCCGGTCACATGCACATCTAGTAATACGCACACTTGGGCAGAAATGCAAGCGATTCGGGCAAAAACGGGCAGTCAATTTTGTGGTTTTATGACCGTATTGCGATTAGAGTGCTGACTCAGCAGCTCCCTGGGATTGGCCGACGACCGAAAGGACCGCCCATGAAAGCCCTGCGTTTCTACGCCCCCGAGGATGTCCGGCTCGAAGACGTCCCGGAGCCGCAATGCGGCCCCGATGAGGTCAAACTGCGGGTGCGCAACTGCTCCACCTGCGGCACCGACGTCAAGATCTTCCACAACGGACACCAGAACCTGACGCCGCCACGGACCATCGGCCATGAGATCGCCGGCGAGGTCGTCGAGGTCGGGGCGCAGGTCAATGCGACCTACGGCAGTGACTGGTCAGTGGGTGATCGCGTCCAGGTGATCGCGGCCGTCCCGTGCGGCGAGTGCCATGAGTGCCGCAAGGGCTGGATGGCGGTCTGCCAGAACCAGACCTCGATGGGCTACCAGTACGACGGCGGCTTCGCCGAGTTCATGATCGTGCCCAGGCAGGTGCTCAAGGTCGACGGGCTCAACAAGATTCCGGACAACGTCGGTTTCGACGAGGCCTCGGCCGCAGAACCGTTCGCCTGCGCCATCAACGCCCAGGAGCTGCTCGGTATCGAGGAGGGCGACACCGTCGTGGTCTTCGGTGCGGGCCCCATCGGGTGCATGCACATCCGCATCGCGCGCGGCGTCCACAACTGCGGCCCGATCTACCTCGTCGACGTCAACGACGCCCGGCTGAAGATGTCGGCCGACGCCGTCAACCCCGACGGTGTCATCAACGCCGCCGATGTCGACGTGGTGGAGAAGGTCATGGAACTCACCGGCGGTCGAGGCGCGGACATCGTGATCACCGCAACCGCAGCCAATGTCGCCCAGGAGCAGGCCATCGCGATGGCCGCCCGCAACGGCCGCATCTCGTTTTTCGGCGGGCTGCCCAAGACCGATCCCACCATCACCTGCGACTCCAACGTCGTGCACTATCGCCAGTTGCACATCCACGGCGCCAACGGATCTGCGCCCGAGCACAACAAGCGCGCCCTGCAGTACATCTCCACCGGGCAGGTTCCGGTCAAGGACCTCATCACCCGCCGCATCCCGCTGGAGAACGTGCTCGATGCCTTCGACATCGTCAAGAAGGGCGAGGCGATCAAGGTGACCGTCGAGCCCTGATACCGGACCCGCGTTTCGGCGGAAGTCCGCGCATCATCCGCCGACGGCGACCAGATAGCCGCCGATGCCCGCGACGCATGCCGCCGCGCACAACGCCAACGTGCCGATCGCGAATGTCCATGCGGTGGCCCGCCGTATCAGCCGCATGATGGTCAGCACCGTGCCGGCGACCCACAACAGCGCGGCCGTGGTGAAGCCGGTGAACATGGCGGCCACCCCGGCGTCGATATCGCAACTCTCGGGCGGGCAGTGATCGGTGAACGCCATGAAGAAGATCCCGAAGAAGCCTGCCACTGCACCGCCGACGACGGTGAGCACCAGCGCCGTGATCGACACCGCGAGGTCGACGCCGGAGATCGGGCGCTTGGCCGGCGGCGGCGCAGGGTAGCCGTAGGTCATGGACGGCCACTCTAACCAGGGCGAGCCCAGCGACCTGCCCGGTATCGAACTTGTCGTCCCCGCGGTGAACATCGCGTCCCGGCAGCGCATCGGACATTTCGTCAGCCGGGCCGCGTTCGCGCGCTACCTGGACGCCTATCGCGCCGCCGCACCCGCCTGCGGCGCCCAGTTCGATGTGCCCACGAGTCTGGGCACCGTCCGCGTCTACCGCTACGACGGCCCGGCCGGCCCGATCCCGGTGCTGTTGCTGCCCGGCCGCGGCGCGGGCAGCCCGATGTGGCGCGCCAACCTCGCCCCGCTGGTCGCGCAGCGCACCGTGTTCAGCCTGGACCTGCTCGGCGACGCCGGGCTGTCGGTGCAGTCCGGGCCGATCACCGGTGCGGCTGACCAGGCCCGCTGGCTGGATGAGGTGATCGCGGGGCTGGGGCCGGCGCGGGTGCATCTGCTCGGGGTGTCGATGGGTGGGTGGCTGGCCGTCAATGCTGCGCTGCGGACGCCGGACCGAATCGCCTCGATCATGGTGTTGGACCCCGCGATGACCTTCGGGCGCATTCCCGCGAAAGCGGTGATCGCGTCGATCGCACTGGCGGTGCCGAGGTTTCCGGCCCGGCTGCGCCGCCGCGTGATGAGCTGGCTGGCGGACGGCGCCCCGGTCGACAAGACGCTGCCCGAGGCCGAGTTGTTGGACGCCGCGGCAACGGGATTCGTCATGTGCCAGCCGGCGCCGCGGATGTTCGATGACGACGCACTGCGCTCGCTGGCGCTGCCGGTGCTGGCGATCATTGCCGGCCGCAGCGTGATTCACCACCCTGCCCGGGCGGCGGCCAGGGCCCGGCGGCTGCTGGTGACGGGGAAGGTCGAGCTGTGGCCGGATGCCTCCCATGCCGTCAGCGGCGAGTTCCCGGACCGGATCGCCGAGCGGGCACTGGCGTTCTTCGATCGTGCGGACCGGCGCTGAAGCGATCGTGATGCGTAGTGGATCTCTAACCTGTCTTAGCGGCTTCAATGGTTGGTGTGGTCGACCCGGCAATGACTAACTTTTCAATTCGATGATGATGGTTAGTGTCATCGTGTCACCGGCGATCGGCCCCACAGATCTCCGAGTGCGCGTAACCTGTTGGCGCGCGCGCACATCGAATCGGAACGGGAGCTGATGCGGCACTACCACACCGCCGACGCTATCCGTGCCGCCGAAGCCCCGCTCCTGGCCTCTCAGCCCGACGGAGCATTGATGCGCCGGGCCGCCCACGGGCTCGCCACCGTCATCGCCCGTGAACTCGGCACCGTCACCGGACGGCGGATCTGCGCGGTGGTCGGCTCCGGGGACAACGGCGGCGACGCGCTGTGGGCGGCGACCCTCCTGCGTCGCCGCGGCGTGCACGCCTCCGCGGTGCTGCTCTCCCCGGATCGCACCCATGCCGCGGCGCTGGCCGCCTTCAGAAAGGCCGGTGGCCGGCTGGTGCAGAACATCCCGCAGGCAACGGATCTGGTGATCGACGGCGTCGTCGGCATCTCCGGCCGGGGTGGGTTGCGACCCGATGCCGCGGCCGTTTTCGATCGCTGCGGGGCACCCGTCATCGCCGTCGACATTCCGAGCGGGATCGACGTGCACACCGGCGCCGAAGACGGTCCGCATGTGCGGGCGGCCGTCACCGTGACCTTTGGCGGGTTGAAACCCGTACACGCACTGGCAGATTGCGGGCGAATCGAACTCATCGACATCGGACTGAATCTCGCGCCGTCTGATCTCCGCGGATTCGAGGCTGCCGACGTGGCCGCCCGCTGGCCCATCCCCGGCCCGCGCGACGACAAGTACACCCAGGGTGTCACCGGTGTGCTGGCCGGTTCGGCGACCTATCCCGGTGCCGCCATCCTCAGCACCGGTGCCGCGGTCGCCGCCACCTCGGGCATGGTCCGCTACGCCGGTAGCGCCGCACATGACGTGGTGAACCACTGGCCCGAAGTCATCGCCACCCCCGACACCGACGCGGTGGGCCGGGTGCAGGCCTGGGTGGTCGGGCCCGGGCTCGGGACCGACGAAAGTGCTTCTGCAACATTGCGTTTCGCGCTGTCCTCAGATCTCCCGGTGATCGTCGACGCCGATGCGCTGACCCTGCTGGCCGCCGCGCCCGAGCTGGTGACCTGCCGGTCCGCGCCGACGGTGCTGACCCCACACGCGGGCGAGTATCGGCGGTTGGCCGGGGCGGACGTCGGGTCCGATCGGGTCGGCGCGGCACGCACCCTGGCCCACGCCCTCGGGGCGACCGTCCTGCTCAAGGGCAATGTCACCGTCATCGCTTCCCCGACCGGACCGGTGTATCTGAACCCCGCCGGACAATCCTGGGCCGCCACCGCCGGATCCGGTGACGTCCTGTCCGGGGTCATCGGCGCGCTGCTGGCCGCGGGCGTCCCGGCCGCCGAGGCCGCCGCGATGGCCGCGTTCGTACACGCCCGGGCGGCCGCGCTGGCCGCCGCCGATCCCGGACCGACCGCCGCCCCGACATCCGCGGGGGGCATTCTCGCCCACCTGCGCGCCGCCATCGCATCAACGATCGGAAAAGGATGAACACATGAGCCGCAGGCACCACCCGCGCCCGCCGCATATCGCCCCCGCCTACACCGGACGGCTCTCGACCGACCCGGTGCCCGCGCTGCGACTGCCGGGCGAATCGATGGACCCGCAGGCGGCCTACCGCTACATCCACGACGAGCTGATGCTCGACGGCAGTTCGCGGCTGAACCTTGCCACCTTCGTCACCACGTGGATGGACCCCGAGGCCGAGAAGCTGATGGCCGAGACCTTCGACAAGAACATGATCGACAAGGACGAGTACCCGGCGACCGCCGCCATCGAGGCGCGCTGCGTGGCGATGGTGGCCGACCTGTTCCACGCCGAGGACCTGGTCGACGATGACGCCGCCACCGCAGTCGGGGTGTCCACCATCGGATCCAGCGAGGCCGTGATGCTGGCCGGCCTGGCACTGAAGTGGCGGTGGCGCGCAAAAGTCGGTGATGGCTGGAAGGGCCGCACGCCCAACCTGGTGATGGGCTCCAACGTGCAGGTGGTGTGGGAGAAGTTCACCCGCTACTTCGACGTCGAGCCGCGTTATCTGCCGATGGCCGAGGGCCGGTACGTGATCACCCCCGAGCAGGTGCTCGATGCCGTCGACGAGGACACCATCGGCGTGGTCGGCATCCTGGGCACCACCTTCACCGGGGAGCTGGAGCCGATCGCCGAGATCTGCGCCGCGCTGGACAAGCTGGCCGCCGACGGCGGGGTGGATGTGCCGGTGCACGTCGACGCGGCCAGCGGCGGGTTCGTCGTCCCGTTCCTGCATCCGGACCTGCAGTGGGACTTCCGGTTGCCGCGAGTGGTGTCCATCAACGTCAGTGGCCACAAATACGGGCTCACCTACCCGGGTATCGGGTTCGTGGTGTGGCGCAGCGCCGAGCATCTGCCCGAGGAGCTGGTGTTCCGGGTCAACTACCTGGGCGGCGACATGCCCACGTTCACGCTCAACTTCTCCCGACCGGGCAACCAGGTGATCGGGCAGTACTACAACTTCCTGCGCCTGGGCCGGGCCGGATACTCCCAGGTCATGCACTGTCTCTCGGACACCGCGCGCTGGTTCGGTGACCAGCTGCGCGACAGTGAGCACTTCGAGCTGATCACCGACGGTTCGGCCATTCCGGTGGTCAGCTTCCGGCTCAAGGGCGATCCGGGTTACACCGAGTTCGACGTCTCCCAGGCCCTGCGCGCCTCCGGCTGGCAGGTACCGGCCTACACGATGCCCGAGGGCGCCGAGGACGTCACGGTGCTGCGGGTGGTGGTCCGCGAGGGATTCTCCGCTGATCTGGCCCGGGCGTTGCGGGATGACACCATCACCGCACTTGAGCACCTTGACCAGCTCAAACCGGGTGGCCACTTCGACACCGTGCAGCCCTTCGCACACTGATCGCAGACTCGGCGCGAACAGGTCGGCGGCCTCGGCATGACAAAATCGAGTCAATGCACCCCACGGACCTGACCGCCCCGCCCGGCCCCACGGCCGAGGTGGATCTCGGCGCCATCGCACACAACGTGCGGGTCCTGCGGGAGCGGGCCGGCTCGGCGGCGGTCATGGCGGTGGTCAAGGCCGACGGCTACGGCCACGGCGCCGCCCCTGTGGCACGCGCCGCGCTGGCCGCCGGCGCCGCCGAAGTGGGCGTGGCGACCGTCGGTGAGGCCCTGGCCTTGCGCCGGGACGGCATCACCGCGCCGGTGCTGGCGTGGCTGCACGCCCCGGGCACCGACTTCTCCGCTGCGCTGGCCGCCGACGTGCAGATCGCGGTGTCCTCAGCCGGACAGCTCGACGACCTGGTCGATGCGGCCCGACGCACCGGGGTCACCGCGGTGACGACCCTCAAGGTCGACACCGGCCTGAGTCGTAACGGGGTGGCCGCCGCCGACCTGCCCAAGGTGCTGGTTGCCCTGGCGCACGCGGTCGCCGAGGGCACGGTGCATGCCCGGGGCATCATGAGCCACCTGGCGTGCGGCGACGAACCGGGCAACCCGATGAACGATCGGCAGGCCGCCCGTCTGCAGGAGATGCGTGAGCTCGCCCGCGAGTACGACGTCGACTTCGAGATCGCGCACCTGAGTAACTCGCCCGCGGCGATGACCCGCCAGGATCTGGCCTTCGACATGATCCGTCCAGGAATCGCGATCTACGGTCAGACCCCGATTCCCGCCCTGGGCAACATGGGCCTGCGCCCGGCGATGACGCTGAAAGCTCCGGTGGCGATGGTCCGCTCGATCAAGGCCGGGGACGGAGTGTCCTACGGGCACACCTGGATCGCCGAGCGAGACACCACGGTGGCGCTGATCCCGCTCGGTTACGCGGACGGGATCTTCCGCACGCTGAGCGGTCGGCTGCAGGTGTCCATCAACGGTCGCCGCCATCCCGGCGTGGGCCGCATCTGCATGGACCAGTTCGTGGTGGACCTCGGGCCCGGGCCCGTCGATGTCGGTGTCGGCGATGAGGCAATCCTGTTCGGCCCCGGTGATTCCGGCGAGCCGACCACCCAGGACTGGGCCGAGCTGATCGGCACGATCAACTACGAGGTGGTCACCGCTGTGCGGGGCCGCATCACCCGTGTCTACCGCGGCGAGATGGGCTGACACCGTTGGCCGACGACGATATCCGCCCGCCCGAGCGTTGGGCCGTGGCGCGCTGGCTGGCCGGGCTGGCCGGGCTGAGCGCCGTCGGCTCGGTGGCCGGGGTCTCGGTGGCCCGGTCACTGGCCCGCCGGGTCAGCGTGGAGGATCCCTACGCGCACGAGGATTTCGAACTGCTGCACGACGACCGCAGCGTGGTCGTCACCACCGGAGACGGGGTGCCGCTCGCGGTCCGCGAATGCGGGCCGGAGAACGCACCGCTGACCGTGGTCTTCGCGCACGGGTTCTGTCTGCGGATGGGCGCCTTCCACTTTCAGCGAGACCGGTTGGCCCAGCAGTGGGGCGATCAGGTCCGGATGGTGTTCTACGACCAGCGTGGGCACGGTCTGTCCGGAGACGCCTCGCCGGACACCTTCACCGTGCCCCAACTCGGCCAGGATCTGGAGTCGGTGCTCGCGGTGATGGCGCCGCGCGGCCCGGTCGTGTTGGTCGGGCACTCCATGGGCGGGATGACCGTGTTGTCCCACGCCCGCCAGTACCCACAGCGCTATCCCACCCGAATCGTCGGTGCCGCGCTGATATCTTCTGCCGCAGAAGGAATTTCGCGCTCTCCGCTGGGGGAGATTCTGCGCAACCCGGCGCTGGAGGCGGCCAGGTTCGTCGTCCGCTATGCGCCCGGACTGGTGCACCGCGGCCGCGGTGTGGCCCGCTCGATCATCGGACCGGTGCTGCGGGCGGCCTCCTACGGTGACGAGAGCGTCAGCCCGAGCGTGGTCGCCTTCAGCGAGCGGATGATGCACGACACCCCGGTGCACACCCTGGTCGGGTTCCTGCACGCCCTGGAGGTGCACGACGAAACCGACGGGCTCACGGCGCTGGCGAAGATCCCGACCCTGATCGCGTGTGGCGACCGTGACCTGCTCACGCCGCTGGAGTACTCACAGGACATGGCGGCGGCGTTACCCAAGTCCGAGTTGGTGATCGCCGAGGGTGCGGGACACCTCGTGCAGTTGGAGCAGCCGGAACTGATCGACGACGCGCTGGTACGCCTGGTCGAACGAGCCACCCCGTCCAAGCTGGTGGCGCTCACCCGCAGACTCAGGGAACGGGCCCGCAACCATGGCTGAGCGCACCGGCGGCACCGCCGACCTACCCACCCCGCAGGACACCGTCGCGCTCGGCGCGCGCCTGGGCGCCGTCCTGGGCGCCGGTGACGTGGTGGTGCTGTCCGGCCCGCTCGGAGCAGGTAAGACCATGTTCACCAAGGGAATTGCGGTCGCCATGGATGTCGAAGGTGCGGTCACCTCGCCCACCTACGTGCTGGCGCGGGTGCATCCTGCCCGTCGCGCCGGGGCGCCTGCCCTGGTGCACGTGGACATCTACCGACTGCTCGATCACGGAGGTGACCTGCTCGGCGAACTCGACTCGCTGGACCTCGACACCGACCTCGACGACGCCGTCGTCGTCGTCGAGTGGGGCGAGGGCCTCGCCGAGCGGCTCTCGGAGAACCATCTGGACATCCACCTCGACCGTGCCGCCGACTCCGAGATGCGCACCGCGACATGGCAATGGAGCAGCTCATGATCGTACTGGCGCTCGACACCGCCACCCCCGCCGTCACCGCCGGCATCGTCGAGGTGGGTGCGACGATCGCCACCCTGGCCGAGTGGACCATCGTCGACGCCCGCGCCCATGCCGAGCGTCTGACACCGAATGTGATTGCTGCACTTGCCGACAGCGGGAAGACCATGGCGGATCTGGAGGCCGTCGTGGTCGGTTGCGGGCCCGGCCCGTTCACCGGTCTGCGGGTCGGTATGGCCACCGCCGCCGCCTACGGCCAGGCGCTGGGCATCCCGGTGCACGGGGTATGCACGCTCGACGCCATCGCCCGCGCCACCCGCGGCGAGGTCCTCGTGGTCACCGATGCTCGCCGCCGCGAGGTGTACTGGGCGCGCTACCGCGACGGG
It includes:
- a CDS encoding PTS mannitol transporter subunit IICBA, whose amino-acid sequence is MSTVEASAAPRTGARVRVQKLGTALSNMVMPNIGAFIAWGLITALFIEQGWLQAIFSGLRDPDGWVAKLGGWGAYDGAGIVGPMITYLLPILIGYTGGRMIHGNRGAVVGAIATIGVVTGADVPMFMGAMIMGPLGGWLMKKADALWEGKIRPGFEMLVDNFSAGILGMFLAIFGFFGIGPIVSSFTRLAGNAVDFLVENNLLPLTSILIEPAKVLFLNNAINHGVLTPLGTTQALETGKSVLFLLEANPGPGLGLLMAYTFFGRGIARASAPGAAIIQFFGGIHEIYFPYVLMKPKLIIATILGGMTGVFVNVLFGSGLRAPAAPGSIIAVYAQTASGSFLGVTLSVFGAAAVSFLVAAFLLKTDKATDEPDLAAATASMESMKGKKSSVAAALVRAGDGPIKTIVFACDAGMGSSAMGASVLRKKIQQAGFGDVKVTNSAISNLTDTYDLVVSHRNLTDRATQKTASAVHVSVDDFMSSPRYDEIVEQLRRSNGGAAGDVAAPAVEEAPATGGDALPVGSIVLNGNGTSAAQAIDEAGALLVAAGAVEPSYIGAMHEREKSVSTYMGNGLAIPHGTNEAKTAIRRTGISFVRYPDPIDWNGKPAEFVVGIAGAGDDHMALLTRIAHVFLDKDRVAQLRAATTAEEIQAVLNAGE
- the tsaE gene encoding tRNA (adenosine(37)-N6)-threonylcarbamoyltransferase complex ATPase subunit type 1 TsaE: MAERTGGTADLPTPQDTVALGARLGAVLGAGDVVVLSGPLGAGKTMFTKGIAVAMDVEGAVTSPTYVLARVHPARRAGAPALVHVDIYRLLDHGGDLLGELDSLDLDTDLDDAVVVVEWGEGLAERLSENHLDIHLDRAADSEMRTATWQWSSS
- a CDS encoding glutamate decarboxylase, which translates into the protein MSRRHHPRPPHIAPAYTGRLSTDPVPALRLPGESMDPQAAYRYIHDELMLDGSSRLNLATFVTTWMDPEAEKLMAETFDKNMIDKDEYPATAAIEARCVAMVADLFHAEDLVDDDAATAVGVSTIGSSEAVMLAGLALKWRWRAKVGDGWKGRTPNLVMGSNVQVVWEKFTRYFDVEPRYLPMAEGRYVITPEQVLDAVDEDTIGVVGILGTTFTGELEPIAEICAALDKLAADGGVDVPVHVDAASGGFVVPFLHPDLQWDFRLPRVVSINVSGHKYGLTYPGIGFVVWRSAEHLPEELVFRVNYLGGDMPTFTLNFSRPGNQVIGQYYNFLRLGRAGYSQVMHCLSDTARWFGDQLRDSEHFELITDGSAIPVVSFRLKGDPGYTEFDVSQALRASGWQVPAYTMPEGAEDVTVLRVVVREGFSADLARALRDDTITALEHLDQLKPGGHFDTVQPFAH
- the alr gene encoding alanine racemase; this encodes MHPTDLTAPPGPTAEVDLGAIAHNVRVLRERAGSAAVMAVVKADGYGHGAAPVARAALAAGAAEVGVATVGEALALRRDGITAPVLAWLHAPGTDFSAALAADVQIAVSSAGQLDDLVDAARRTGVTAVTTLKVDTGLSRNGVAAADLPKVLVALAHAVAEGTVHARGIMSHLACGDEPGNPMNDRQAARLQEMRELAREYDVDFEIAHLSNSPAAMTRQDLAFDMIRPGIAIYGQTPIPALGNMGLRPAMTLKAPVAMVRSIKAGDGVSYGHTWIAERDTTVALIPLGYADGIFRTLSGRLQVSINGRRHPGVGRICMDQFVVDLGPGPVDVGVGDEAILFGPGDSGEPTTQDWAELIGTINYEVVTAVRGRITRVYRGEMG
- the tsaB gene encoding tRNA (adenosine(37)-N6)-threonylcarbamoyltransferase complex dimerization subunit type 1 TsaB; its protein translation is MIVLALDTATPAVTAGIVEVGATIATLAEWTIVDARAHAERLTPNVIAALADSGKTMADLEAVVVGCGPGPFTGLRVGMATAAAYGQALGIPVHGVCTLDAIARATRGEVLVVTDARRREVYWARYRDGVRVAGPAVNAAAEVNADGVQAVAGSPALAASFGLPVIGPEFPTAAELVAAVPDWNREPDPLIPLYLRRPDAKTLAERGLA
- a CDS encoding zinc-dependent dehydrogenase gives rise to the protein MKALRFYAPEDVRLEDVPEPQCGPDEVKLRVRNCSTCGTDVKIFHNGHQNLTPPRTIGHEIAGEVVEVGAQVNATYGSDWSVGDRVQVIAAVPCGECHECRKGWMAVCQNQTSMGYQYDGGFAEFMIVPRQVLKVDGLNKIPDNVGFDEASAAEPFACAINAQELLGIEEGDTVVVFGAGPIGCMHIRIARGVHNCGPIYLVDVNDARLKMSADAVNPDGVINAADVDVVEKVMELTGGRGADIVITATAANVAQEQAIAMAARNGRISFFGGLPKTDPTITCDSNVVHYRQLHIHGANGSAPEHNKRALQYISTGQVPVKDLITRRIPLENVLDAFDIVKKGEAIKVTVEP
- a CDS encoding alpha/beta fold hydrolase — protein: MDGHSNQGEPSDLPGIELVVPAVNIASRQRIGHFVSRAAFARYLDAYRAAAPACGAQFDVPTSLGTVRVYRYDGPAGPIPVLLLPGRGAGSPMWRANLAPLVAQRTVFSLDLLGDAGLSVQSGPITGAADQARWLDEVIAGLGPARVHLLGVSMGGWLAVNAALRTPDRIASIMVLDPAMTFGRIPAKAVIASIALAVPRFPARLRRRVMSWLADGAPVDKTLPEAELLDAAATGFVMCQPAPRMFDDDALRSLALPVLAIIAGRSVIHHPARAAARARRLLVTGKVELWPDASHAVSGEFPDRIAERALAFFDRADRR
- a CDS encoding alpha/beta fold hydrolase, encoding MADDDIRPPERWAVARWLAGLAGLSAVGSVAGVSVARSLARRVSVEDPYAHEDFELLHDDRSVVVTTGDGVPLAVRECGPENAPLTVVFAHGFCLRMGAFHFQRDRLAQQWGDQVRMVFYDQRGHGLSGDASPDTFTVPQLGQDLESVLAVMAPRGPVVLVGHSMGGMTVLSHARQYPQRYPTRIVGAALISSAAEGISRSPLGEILRNPALEAARFVVRYAPGLVHRGRGVARSIIGPVLRAASYGDESVSPSVVAFSERMMHDTPVHTLVGFLHALEVHDETDGLTALAKIPTLIACGDRDLLTPLEYSQDMAAALPKSELVIAEGAGHLVQLEQPELIDDALVRLVERATPSKLVALTRRLRERARNHG
- a CDS encoding NAD(P)H-hydrate dehydratase yields the protein MRHYHTADAIRAAEAPLLASQPDGALMRRAAHGLATVIARELGTVTGRRICAVVGSGDNGGDALWAATLLRRRGVHASAVLLSPDRTHAAALAAFRKAGGRLVQNIPQATDLVIDGVVGISGRGGLRPDAAAVFDRCGAPVIAVDIPSGIDVHTGAEDGPHVRAAVTVTFGGLKPVHALADCGRIELIDIGLNLAPSDLRGFEAADVAARWPIPGPRDDKYTQGVTGVLAGSATYPGAAILSTGAAVAATSGMVRYAGSAAHDVVNHWPEVIATPDTDAVGRVQAWVVGPGLGTDESASATLRFALSSDLPVIVDADALTLLAAAPELVTCRSAPTVLTPHAGEYRRLAGADVGSDRVGAARTLAHALGATVLLKGNVTVIASPTGPVYLNPAGQSWAATAGSGDVLSGVIGALLAAGVPAAEAAAMAAFVHARAAALAAADPGPTAAPTSAGGILAHLRAAIASTIGKG